One region of Armigeres subalbatus isolate Guangzhou_Male chromosome 3, GZ_Asu_2, whole genome shotgun sequence genomic DNA includes:
- the LOC134220007 gene encoding uncharacterized protein LOC134220007 — MILVIVLSAVVAVIAAPEGYHYDPPSISSTLYFPSVPSYTPEVDDCEPEAHGQVLLKQELPTYSQVTQTSNVFQVPVKSTIVQPLRTQVTYEKQQASSGLWNSKEQQSWGWAGQGSLSNSYSSGSAVFGSGSQAQNTVYVQPQPAVEEVYKHVYVHVPPEDKEEYVAPRVIQPVSHKQKHYKIIFIKAPTPPAPKSVVVPPQPSSEEKTIVYVLHQKPEQQQEVIVQKPEPAKQNKPEVYFIKYKNRKEELKQVKYVAPIVAQTSSAKSVKIVDSGFSGYSSGNSESGYSYVSSTSAPISYNTASAKDTGASYSYVSSTPAPAVEYVESSGSSGGNEYQYTSAGNTGSSYSSFTNGAGAGYESYVDLGNSGYSSFSSGSSLGVINVGSNQDYQFVPSTTVAPLVKITNPVASYVSTTPQSIISSTLGSVGEVSVKNSGLSGYSNLGQVSTTTVAPVKKVCRRCSSTTSSSLKVQDAYVSNVY, encoded by the coding sequence ATGATACTAGTGATAGTGCTGAGTGCGGTAGTGGCAGTAATTGCTGCACCGGAAGGATACCATTATGATCCGCCATCCATTAGTAGTACTTTGTATTTCCCTTCGGTGCCCAGCTACACACCTGAAGTTGATGATTGTGAACCTGAAGCTCATGGACAAGTGCTGTTGAAACAAGAACTTCCAACTTATTCACAAGTGACACAAACTTCAAACGTGTTCCAAGTTCCTGTGAAGAGTACCATTGTACAACCGTTGAGAACACAAGTTACATACGAGAAGCAGCAGGCATCTTCCGGATTATGGAATTCCAAAGAACAGCAATCCTGGGGATGGGCTGGACAGGGATCTCTAAGCAATTCATATTCTTCAGGATCTGCTGTATTTGGTAGTGGAAGTCAGGCTCAAAACACCGTTTATGTGCAGCCCCAACCAGCGGTGGAAGAAGTTTACAAGCATGTTTACGTTCACGTCCCTCCAGAAGATAAGGAAGAATACGTCGCACCACGTGTCATCCAGCCTGTTTCACACAAGCAGAAGCACTATAAGATCATTTTCATCAAGGCACCAACCCCACCGGCCCCCAAGTCCGTTGTTGTCCCGCCGCAACCTTCATCTGAAGAGAAGACCATCGTCTACGTGCTGCACCAGAAACCAGAACAACAACAAGAAGTCATCGTTCAGAAGCCAGAACCTGCCAAGCAAAACAAACCTGAAGTCTATTTCATTAAATATAAGAACCGCAAGGAAGAGCTGAAGCAAGTAAAATATGTTGCTCCGATTGTTGCTCAAACTTCTAGTGCCAAATCAGTAAAAATTGTCGATAGTGGATTCTCTGGATATAGTTCAGGAAATTCTGAGTCCGGCTATTCGTATGTGAGCAGCACATCGGCTCCAATTTCTTACAACACCGCCAGTGCTAAGGACACTGGCGCCAGCTACTCCTACGTCAGCAGTACCCCCGCTCCAGCTGTTGAATATGTCGAATCATCTGGTTCCAGCGGTGGCAATGAATATCAATACACCAGCGCAGGAAACACCGGCTCCAGTTACAGCTCATTCACCAATGGTGCTGGTGCAGGATACGAAAGTTACGTCGATCTCGGAAACAGTGGATACTCCAGCTTTTCAAGTGGATCAAGCCTTGGAGTCATCAACGTTGGTTCCAACCAAGACTACCAATTTGTGCCAAGTACTACCGTAGCCCCATTAGTGAAAATTACTAACCCGGTTGCATCATATGTAAGCACTACTCCACAAAGCATCATTAGCAGCACCTTAGGTTCTGTCGGTGAAGTCTCAGTGAAAAATTCCGGCCTCAGTGGTTACTCTAACCTCGGCCAAGTCAGTACAACAACTGTTGCACCAGTGAAGAAGGTCTGTCGCCGATGCTCCAGCACTACCAGCTCTTCGCTCAAAGTACAAGATGCGTACGTTTCCAACGTTTATTAA